A single Bacillus sp. HMF5848 DNA region contains:
- a CDS encoding WD40 repeat domain-containing protein: protein MSRNLGIVTEFEIDSASIFNMDTLEAVTQIKVMKNPTDVDVTNDFSKAVVTSSETNELQLIDLTTSPLQIIDTQSIPAKAYVTITPNNKYAILTGGPDSTFTLSYDIENKTILSELPNVSESSAISPNGTILTISNKQDNGAIKQLNINDNGLLIDEQYTISSGGNIANNIIFSPDAKFAFISNTSTRSIGIVSTINPHRIGLVNAFPLTSQPQGIVMSADGKTLYVYTDFTIDIFTFDSSRVSLTLERRIAHGLRAVGFFGGRRIVLNSNNDRLFLTAGVTLNAFTTAGEKLGTIPDIRALGGMAVPTPNYFSRAYVPPQLNNFLDLIKKWLGQEK, encoded by the coding sequence TTGTCTAGAAATCTAGGTATTGTTACTGAATTTGAGATTGACAGTGCGAGTATTTTTAATATGGATACTTTAGAAGCAGTCACTCAAATTAAAGTGATGAAAAATCCAACTGACGTCGATGTTACAAATGATTTTTCAAAAGCAGTCGTTACATCCTCCGAAACAAACGAGTTACAATTAATTGATTTAACCACAAGCCCACTACAAATTATTGATACTCAATCAATACCCGCTAAAGCTTACGTTACCATTACCCCTAATAATAAATATGCCATTTTAACAGGTGGTCCGGACTCTACTTTTACTTTATCTTATGATATTGAAAACAAAACCATTTTATCTGAGCTTCCAAATGTTTCAGAGAGTAGCGCTATATCACCTAACGGCACTATTTTAACAATTAGCAACAAACAAGATAATGGGGCTATAAAGCAACTCAACATCAATGACAATGGGCTCCTAATAGATGAACAATACACAATAAGCAGTGGGGGGAACATTGCAAATAACATCATTTTCTCGCCAGATGCTAAATTTGCTTTTATTTCTAACACAAGCACTAGGTCAATCGGCATTGTATCCACGATTAATCCTCATCGCATTGGCCTTGTCAATGCATTTCCTCTAACTAGTCAACCACAAGGTATTGTCATGTCAGCAGATGGGAAAACACTATATGTATATACGGATTTTACGATTGATATTTTTACTTTTGATTCAAGTAGAGTATCTTTAACTTTAGAACGTCGCATTGCACACGGTTTACGAGCCGTAGGGTTTTTTGGCGGCAGACGAATTGTCTTGAATTCCAATAACGATCGTTTATTCCTTACAGCTGGTGTTACGTTAAATGCTTTCACTACTGCAGGAGAAAAACTAGGTACTATTCCAGACATTCGTGCACTTGGCGGTATGGCTGTCCCGACACCTAATTACTTTTCACGCGCCTACGTGCCACCACAACTTAATAACTTTTTAGACTTAATAAAAAAATGGCTTGGTCAAGAAAAATAA
- a CDS encoding carbohydrate ABC transporter permease, with the protein MSNIKPKKKFSFAKMFLYFILVIASALSIFPFYWMFVMATNSNEVINRIPPAILPGENLVTNFTNVLNTIDFFGAMWNSFLVSAITTIGTLFLCSLAGFAFAKLRFKGKNVLFIAILLTMMIPPQLGLIPQYIIISKLNWLNDLKAIIIPGLIDAFGIFWMRQYISSNVPDELVDAAKIDGCSIFRVYWNITVPIIIPAFATLAIIKFMYIWNDFLWPLVVLRDKDSQTIQVALRGLIDNYVRDNGMILSGTFWATVPLVIIFLLLNKLFISSLTEGAVKS; encoded by the coding sequence ATGAGTAATATTAAACCTAAAAAAAAGTTTTCGTTTGCTAAGATGTTTTTATATTTTATTCTTGTCATTGCTTCTGCCCTATCTATATTTCCGTTTTACTGGATGTTTGTGATGGCGACAAATTCAAATGAAGTAATAAACAGAATACCACCGGCTATTCTACCAGGAGAAAATCTTGTTACGAACTTTACAAATGTATTAAATACTATTGATTTCTTTGGGGCAATGTGGAACTCGTTTTTAGTTTCGGCTATTACAACAATTGGTACATTATTTCTTTGTTCTTTAGCTGGCTTTGCTTTCGCTAAGCTTCGCTTTAAAGGTAAAAATGTGTTGTTTATAGCGATTCTGTTAACAATGATGATTCCGCCTCAACTTGGTTTAATTCCACAATACATTATTATTTCAAAACTTAACTGGTTAAATGATTTAAAAGCCATTATTATTCCAGGTCTAATCGATGCGTTCGGTATTTTCTGGATGAGACAATATATTAGTAGCAATGTACCTGATGAATTAGTGGACGCTGCAAAAATTGATGGTTGTTCTATATTTAGAGTATATTGGAACATTACTGTTCCTATTATTATCCCAGCGTTCGCAACATTGGCTATCATTAAGTTCATGTATATTTGGAATGATTTCTTATGGCCCCTAGTTGTATTACGTGATAAAGATTCTCAAACAATACAAGTTGCACTTCGTGGTTTAATTGATAACTACGTTCGTGATAACGGTATGATTTTATCAGGGACTTTCTGGGCAACTGTTCCGTTGGTTATTATATTCTTACTTTTAAATAAATTATTTATTTCCAGCTTAACGGAAGGTGCTGTGAAGAGTTAA
- a CDS encoding glutathione peroxidase, producing the protein MKNARLYFYIAFSFLVIVTSCGVKDKEVVKVSADTPFYSYSVKTVDGIEKSLSEFKGNVLVIVNTASKCGYTPQYEELQTLYETYNKDGLEVLAFPSNDYGAQEPGTNAEIKEFCQVNYGVTFPIFEKIYTRGDSIHPLYAWLTKNAEPKGEISWNFEKFVIDQNGEIVARYKSNVSPMNSELEETVKSLLNN; encoded by the coding sequence ATGAAAAATGCACGACTATATTTTTATATAGCTTTTAGTTTTCTTGTTATTGTAACGTCATGTGGAGTGAAAGATAAGGAGGTTGTTAAAGTGAGTGCGGATACACCGTTTTATAGTTATAGCGTAAAAACAGTAGATGGGATTGAAAAAAGTTTATCTGAGTTTAAGGGAAACGTCCTTGTTATCGTAAATACAGCGTCTAAATGTGGATATACACCTCAATATGAGGAATTGCAGACGCTTTATGAAACTTATAATAAAGATGGTCTCGAGGTTTTGGCTTTCCCGTCAAATGATTACGGAGCACAAGAGCCAGGCACCAATGCAGAAATTAAAGAATTCTGCCAGGTGAATTATGGTGTGACGTTCCCTATCTTTGAAAAAATTTATACAAGGGGAGATAGTATTCATCCTTTGTATGCATGGTTAACGAAAAATGCTGAACCAAAAGGGGAGATTAGCTGGAACTTTGAAAAGTTTGTTATAGATCAAAATGGAGAAATAGTGGCTCGTTATAAAAGTAACGTGTCTCCAATGAATAGCGAGTTAGAAGAAACAGTGAAGAGTTTATTAAATAACTAA
- a CDS encoding Lrp/AsnC family transcriptional regulator has product MDKLDVKILEILQRNSRTTVSELSKELALSRPSISERLLRLQEKGIIEEFTTRVSLAAIGREILLIILVSNVKVSLSEFEEFVRHEQEIIECHRVTGEVSYFIKAAVSNMNGMRLLIDRLLSFGQINTSTVLTSPVPYRYVLPIEERE; this is encoded by the coding sequence ATGGATAAACTAGATGTAAAGATATTGGAGATTTTACAAAGAAATTCCCGTACTACGGTGAGTGAGTTATCAAAGGAATTAGCATTAAGTCGTCCTAGTATTTCAGAGAGACTCCTTCGTTTACAGGAGAAAGGGATTATCGAAGAGTTTACAACGAGAGTATCACTGGCAGCAATTGGTCGAGAAATATTACTCATCATTTTGGTCAGTAATGTGAAAGTGTCGTTAAGTGAGTTTGAGGAATTTGTGAGACATGAACAAGAAATAATAGAATGTCATAGAGTAACTGGGGAAGTGAGTTATTTCATAAAGGCTGCTGTCTCTAATATGAATGGTATGAGATTACTAATAGACAGATTGCTTTCATTTGGACAAATAAATACGTCTACAGTTCTCACATCACCGGTACCATATCGATACGTTTTACCAATTGAAGAGCGGGAATAA
- a CDS encoding YesL family protein, with amino-acid sequence MERQTNMFYQILSIFTSFFLLNLMWLIVCLPIITIFPATSALFGTVRRWTKDGFDVGILRVFIQQFKENFKKSFIIGIFWLAAFVILYMDVYIVLQNEFIGRGIVIALVLLLVLLFAFTTVYVFFVLVNYELTIIHTLKNALFLAISHLNYTVIFIGMILIGLIITYYFTFFLLIFGSVLAFSMYNIFHSRIQLKLEQVN; translated from the coding sequence ATGGAGAGACAAACGAATATGTTTTATCAGATTTTATCTATATTTACATCTTTCTTTCTTTTAAATCTTATGTGGCTTATTGTATGCTTGCCTATTATTACGATTTTTCCGGCTACCTCGGCTTTATTTGGAACGGTTAGAAGGTGGACGAAAGATGGGTTTGATGTTGGTATACTCCGTGTGTTTATTCAACAGTTCAAAGAAAACTTTAAGAAGAGCTTTATAATCGGCATTTTTTGGCTCGCTGCTTTTGTGATTTTATATATGGATGTTTATATTGTATTGCAAAATGAATTTATAGGAAGAGGTATTGTAATAGCATTAGTGCTTTTGCTTGTTTTATTATTCGCGTTTACAACAGTGTATGTGTTCTTCGTTTTAGTTAATTACGAGCTTACTATTATTCATACTTTGAAAAATGCCCTGTTCCTAGCAATTAGTCACTTGAATTATACGGTGATATTCATTGGAATGATTTTAATTGGCTTAATTATTACTTACTATTTCACTTTCTTCCTTCTAATATTTGGAAGTGTATTAGCGTTTAGTATGTATAACATTTTCCATAGCCGAATCCAATTGAAGCTAGAACAGGTTAACTAA
- a CDS encoding extracellular solute-binding protein, which produces MKKIVSVLLIALLTFTLAACSGGNNESASKTTGDGGDKATTSDEKVTLDFWVFGSTGYQDLIDLYTAEHPNVTINLNEGEMGDMHNNLFTSLSAGSGAPDIALIEVSQMDKFKQAQDRFYNLNDYGSQDLAGNFLDWKWQSAQNVEGTFQFGLPTDIGPTVMLYRTDVMEAAGLPTDPQELAAEIQTWEDYYEVAKKVKAATGKPIADAPELVFNALRDQQPQHYFNEENELIINDTMKDAYDYTTKMIQEGLIGKNQLWTPEWGSAMAEGSYATMPGAPAWMTGVVKGNAPDAGGKWSLTTIPEGAGNWGGSFLTIPKESKHPEAAFAFISWLTSPESQLKSFMNMGLFPSTPDVYTNDEFLATTDEYFSGEQTAKIFAEAAKSVKPVYMGLNYGIVSTEIITALTNVATAGADPQKEWDEAIERIESQIGRQ; this is translated from the coding sequence ATGAAAAAAATTGTATCTGTATTACTAATTGCTTTACTAACGTTCACGTTAGCTGCTTGTAGTGGTGGGAATAATGAAAGCGCTTCAAAAACTACTGGTGATGGTGGAGATAAAGCTACCACGTCTGATGAAAAAGTTACTTTAGATTTTTGGGTGTTTGGTAGTACTGGGTACCAAGATTTGATTGATCTTTATACAGCAGAACATCCAAACGTAACTATCAACTTAAATGAAGGTGAAATGGGTGACATGCATAATAACCTATTTACGTCACTTTCTGCTGGTAGTGGTGCTCCAGATATCGCATTAATTGAAGTAAGTCAAATGGATAAATTCAAACAAGCGCAAGATCGCTTCTATAATTTAAATGATTACGGTTCACAAGATCTTGCTGGTAACTTCCTTGATTGGAAATGGCAATCTGCTCAAAATGTGGAAGGTACATTCCAATTTGGATTACCAACTGATATTGGGCCAACAGTTATGCTTTATCGGACAGATGTAATGGAAGCTGCAGGTTTACCAACAGATCCACAAGAGCTTGCTGCTGAGATTCAAACTTGGGAAGATTACTATGAAGTAGCGAAAAAAGTTAAAGCAGCTACTGGTAAGCCAATTGCTGATGCACCAGAATTAGTATTCAATGCACTTCGTGACCAACAACCACAGCATTATTTTAACGAAGAGAATGAATTAATCATTAATGACACAATGAAGGATGCTTATGACTATACAACTAAGATGATTCAGGAAGGCTTAATTGGTAAAAATCAACTTTGGACTCCAGAATGGGGTAGTGCAATGGCAGAAGGATCTTACGCAACTATGCCTGGTGCACCAGCCTGGATGACTGGGGTTGTAAAAGGAAATGCACCAGATGCGGGCGGCAAATGGTCTTTAACAACGATTCCAGAAGGTGCTGGAAACTGGGGAGGATCTTTCTTAACTATTCCGAAAGAATCTAAGCATCCAGAAGCGGCATTTGCTTTCATTTCTTGGTTAACTTCACCAGAAAGCCAGTTAAAGTCTTTCATGAATATGGGGTTATTCCCATCTACTCCTGATGTGTATACAAACGACGAATTTTTAGCAACTACTGATGAATACTTCAGTGGTGAACAAACTGCGAAGATTTTTGCAGAAGCAGCTAAAAGTGTAAAACCTGTTTACATGGGATTAAATTATGGAATTGTAAGCACTGAAATAATTACAGCTCTTACAAACGTAGCGACAGCTGGAGCGGACCCACAGAAAGAATGGGATGAAGCTATTGAAAGAATTGAATCACAAATAGGCAGACAGTAA
- a CDS encoding SEC-C metal-binding domain-containing protein, producing the protein MTDFLEKISPFILSEDKHIRDFALHAIDNSLLANPSTFFMAFEATDKLKPNPNINPVLPYTRTYPFSKEVVAELIIRMKMKDDNYPFYYSILLECPTSLLQLFHNDVKEFINQDVLDYFISLQTLDIEDLFTEFGGIIADLDRAEQFEVGLFSTGKRIVQELINRNELDIVEVRSMIQNDLNEGQISFTAIYGVYIAGKLKIEELTPMIVALLANEEHDILREEACDALVKIGTDQAVLELEKIALETTKNTFLYAIDVLANIKTKTAEQVLLRLFEQAKDITFKTLIADGLCRQLSTAAIPKVAAMVEAGYDETLLELEESIYACCTITTTPHPKMSEWKQALIELDARIEQMEKEMTQNLISTEKVGRNEPCPCGSGKKYKKCCGA; encoded by the coding sequence ATGACTGATTTTCTTGAAAAAATTTCTCCGTTTATACTAAGTGAAGATAAACATATTCGCGACTTTGCATTGCATGCTATTGATAATAGTTTACTTGCCAATCCTTCAACATTTTTTATGGCATTTGAAGCGACAGATAAACTAAAACCGAACCCTAATATTAATCCGGTACTACCTTACACCAGGACGTATCCTTTTTCAAAAGAAGTTGTAGCAGAGCTAATCATTAGGATGAAAATGAAAGACGATAACTATCCATTTTACTACTCGATCCTACTAGAGTGTCCAACCTCTTTACTACAACTTTTTCATAATGATGTTAAGGAATTTATTAATCAAGATGTACTTGACTACTTTATAAGCTTACAAACTTTGGACATAGAAGACCTTTTTACGGAGTTCGGTGGTATTATCGCTGACTTAGACAGAGCCGAGCAATTCGAAGTAGGTTTATTCTCTACCGGAAAGCGAATTGTTCAAGAACTTATCAATCGAAACGAACTGGATATAGTTGAAGTAAGGTCTATGATTCAAAATGATTTAAATGAGGGACAAATTTCATTTACAGCCATTTACGGTGTGTACATAGCAGGAAAACTAAAGATTGAAGAATTAACTCCGATGATTGTTGCGTTATTAGCCAATGAGGAACATGATATTCTTCGTGAAGAGGCATGTGATGCTCTTGTGAAAATAGGAACTGACCAAGCTGTGTTAGAGCTTGAAAAGATTGCTCTTGAAACGACTAAGAATACATTTCTCTATGCGATTGATGTATTAGCAAACATTAAAACGAAGACGGCAGAACAAGTATTGCTCCGCTTATTTGAGCAAGCTAAAGATATAACTTTTAAAACATTAATCGCCGATGGACTTTGTCGCCAGCTTTCAACGGCTGCCATCCCGAAGGTTGCTGCCATGGTCGAGGCTGGATATGACGAAACCTTACTTGAACTAGAGGAATCTATATATGCGTGTTGCACTATTACCACCACTCCTCACCCTAAAATGTCAGAATGGAAGCAAGCATTAATTGAATTAGATGCTCGTATAGAGCAAATGGAAAAAGAAATGACTCAAAATCTTATAAGCACAGAAAAAGTTGGACGTAACGAGCCTTGTCCTTGTGGTAGCGGTAAAAAGTATAAAAAATGCTGTGGCGCATAA
- a CDS encoding family 1 glycosylhydrolase, whose protein sequence is MGISLGVLYYFEWAEGYSERFGIVFIKYRMLERIKIDSLYWYKQLNRNKWLKV, encoded by the coding sequence ATGGGTATATCACTTGGCGTTCTATATTATTTTGAATGGGCGGAAGGTTACAGCGAACGTTTTGGAATAGTGTTTATAAAATATCGAATGTTAGAACGTATTAAGATAGACAGCTTATATTGGTATAAACAATTGAATCGTAATAAATGGCTTAAAGTGTAA
- a CDS encoding YitT family protein, with translation MEKWIKIFFGILIVSTGVIVLKHSNIVTGGTAGLALSLVYLTSLPFSIMFFIINLPFYIFSIIRMGVSFTVSTICSVSILTLLTLTDSWLPEFSVPAILGAVLGGFLIGIGLTLVFMQGSSLGGANILALFLQKRFNINPGRVNFLFDFFVVIISMFAVGIIRGLFSILSIYVTAKVIGYYKHEIAKNHTQSKHASRQTSPKHAPAH, from the coding sequence ATGGAAAAATGGATTAAAATATTTTTTGGAATACTAATTGTAAGTACAGGAGTTATTGTGTTAAAGCACAGTAACATTGTAACTGGTGGTACAGCTGGGTTAGCATTAAGTTTAGTTTACTTAACATCCCTCCCATTTTCGATTATGTTTTTCATCATAAACTTACCCTTTTACATTTTCTCTATAATACGAATGGGTGTTTCATTTACTGTTTCCACAATTTGTTCTGTTAGTATTTTAACATTATTAACATTAACAGATTCGTGGCTTCCGGAATTTTCGGTCCCTGCGATACTTGGTGCTGTTCTCGGAGGGTTTCTAATAGGGATTGGGTTGACACTAGTATTTATGCAAGGCTCCTCCCTTGGTGGTGCAAATATCCTCGCACTATTTTTACAAAAACGATTTAATATAAACCCTGGACGAGTGAACTTCCTCTTTGACTTTTTTGTAGTTATTATAAGTATGTTTGCTGTTGGTATAATAAGAGGTCTCTTTTCAATTCTATCAATCTATGTCACAGCTAAAGTTATTGGTTATTATAAACATGAGATTGCGAAAAACCATACTCAATCTAAACATGCATCTCGCCAAACTTCACCAAAGCATGCACCTGCTCACTAA
- a CDS encoding carbohydrate ABC transporter permease, which produces MSDTAVKYQPQLPPNKKKSSYSEERKEAIAGYLYVSPFFILFAIFGLFPILFSFYLGFQKWNGLGEMQFVGLRNFSLILSDPLFWKSLSNTLIMWVMGTLPQLIVGIMLAYALNSAIIKYKSVFRVSIFMPYVTSTVAVAIVFGIMFNNEPFGLFNVMLGWFGVDPVNWTTSEWGVKIAISTMVFWRWLGYNTIIYLAGLQAIPNELYEAAVIDGATTRQKIQYITIPLLRPILVLTVFTSTIGALQLFTEPLIFIGRTYREEGLTVVLYLYREAFTNMAFGTASATAIILFIIIIILSTINVFVANRLGK; this is translated from the coding sequence ATGTCTGATACAGCTGTAAAGTACCAACCACAACTACCCCCAAATAAGAAAAAATCATCCTATAGTGAAGAGAGAAAAGAAGCCATTGCTGGCTATCTCTACGTATCACCTTTCTTTATATTGTTTGCAATTTTCGGTCTATTTCCTATTTTATTTAGCTTTTACCTTGGTTTTCAAAAATGGAATGGGCTTGGAGAGATGCAATTCGTAGGGTTAAGGAATTTCAGTTTAATTTTATCAGATCCATTGTTTTGGAAATCTTTATCAAATACATTGATTATGTGGGTTATGGGTACACTGCCACAGTTAATAGTAGGGATTATGTTAGCATATGCTTTAAACTCGGCAATCATCAAGTATAAAAGTGTATTTCGCGTCTCAATATTTATGCCATATGTGACATCAACGGTAGCTGTTGCCATTGTCTTTGGTATTATGTTTAATAATGAACCGTTTGGTTTGTTCAATGTTATGCTAGGTTGGTTTGGTGTTGATCCCGTTAACTGGACAACGAGTGAATGGGGCGTGAAAATTGCTATTTCCACCATGGTGTTCTGGCGTTGGCTCGGTTACAACACCATTATATACTTAGCAGGTCTACAGGCTATTCCAAATGAGTTATATGAAGCAGCAGTAATTGATGGTGCAACAACACGACAGAAAATTCAATATATTACGATTCCATTGCTAAGACCAATCTTAGTTTTAACAGTCTTTACTTCAACAATTGGTGCTTTACAATTATTTACTGAGCCACTCATCTTTATCGGTAGAACTTATCGTGAAGAGGGTCTAACCGTTGTACTTTACTTGTACCGTGAAGCATTTACGAACATGGCATTTGGAACAGCATCTGCGACTGCAATTATCCTGTTTATTATCATTATCATTTTATCAACAATAAACGTATTTGTTGCCAATCGTTTAGGAAAATAG
- a CDS encoding RQC-minor-2 family DNA-binding protein, translating into MTIPKQLSYTFDPYSALVFVPVGRRFKDIRSIGHKEERATLSRIQEAVANEFSARSKAELRILQHFMQTNEPYIPVPIYKQEYLYPMLIKPEMFLWKKHSLQRGIPIQSELFYKKEIKSLSAEQLTKHVHDVVEDYLFCSQLSEHPRHDWLAFINNAYVEHPFIKLAASKENVIQAVEAMNKSSILASLKYPDDIAYWRHRVEIVLRPYREIPFDWQWQGVCLHEKELVIHAKTRKLTCTCHICKYHIDYVVDDNYVVLPNEVDLDQAIKRIATIESQFNDIASKNERLLKTLLLLQDIKIKLRNHTDIIDEIVTLKKSINKLDIPMHPLLDCYKAIKIVAFPKQQHESKLLWLSQVHIPDITILKKVEEWHKLLSFDMTDELESMRVQLQKLKAENEPRPTDIIIQIKNYSMTLDEIQRIIVFLQNYHQEMSLHLFTQVLKGETTNKIRGLGLHNQSVFGLLADWPVKYVTKAIMEMEKDDYIKKQNKGYIA; encoded by the coding sequence ATGACTATACCGAAACAATTATCTTATACATTTGATCCGTATTCGGCCCTTGTTTTTGTACCTGTTGGTAGGCGGTTTAAAGATATCCGCTCTATCGGGCATAAAGAAGAAAGAGCCACTCTGTCACGTATACAGGAAGCTGTCGCAAATGAGTTTTCTGCTCGGTCTAAAGCCGAGCTAAGGATTCTACAGCATTTCATGCAAACTAACGAACCGTATATTCCTGTTCCGATATACAAACAAGAATACTTGTATCCCATGCTAATTAAGCCAGAAATGTTCTTGTGGAAAAAACATTCTCTGCAACGGGGAATACCTATACAATCAGAGCTCTTTTATAAAAAGGAAATAAAGAGCTTATCAGCAGAACAATTAACGAAGCATGTTCATGACGTCGTTGAAGATTACCTGTTTTGCTCACAGCTATCTGAACATCCGCGTCACGATTGGCTAGCTTTTATAAACAATGCATACGTGGAACATCCATTTATTAAACTAGCAGCATCGAAGGAAAATGTTATACAAGCAGTCGAAGCGATGAATAAGTCTTCCATACTTGCTAGTTTAAAGTACCCAGACGATATTGCTTACTGGCGTCACCGAGTTGAAATAGTCCTGCGTCCATATCGGGAAATACCGTTCGATTGGCAGTGGCAAGGTGTGTGCTTACATGAAAAAGAGTTAGTAATACATGCTAAGACAAGAAAACTTACATGTACATGTCACATTTGTAAATACCATATTGATTATGTAGTTGATGATAACTATGTTGTGTTGCCTAATGAGGTTGATTTGGATCAAGCTATAAAAAGAATAGCAACGATAGAGAGTCAATTTAATGACATAGCATCGAAAAACGAACGCTTACTCAAAACACTTTTGTTATTACAAGACATAAAAATAAAGCTTCGTAATCATACAGACATTATTGATGAAATTGTTACTCTTAAAAAGAGTATAAATAAATTAGATATACCAATGCATCCCTTGTTGGATTGTTACAAAGCAATTAAAATAGTGGCTTTTCCGAAACAACAACATGAATCAAAGTTGCTGTGGTTATCTCAAGTTCATATACCTGATATAACGATTTTAAAGAAAGTTGAAGAATGGCACAAATTATTGTCATTTGATATGACAGATGAGCTGGAGAGCATGCGAGTTCAGTTGCAAAAGCTTAAAGCTGAGAATGAACCTAGACCTACCGATATAATAATTCAAATTAAAAACTACTCAATGACCCTTGATGAAATACAGCGAATTATAGTGTTTCTACAAAACTATCATCAAGAAATGTCGCTACATTTGTTCACGCAAGTATTAAAGGGAGAGACAACTAACAAAATTAGAGGTCTTGGCTTACATAATCAATCTGTTTTCGGTTTATTAGCCGATTGGCCGGTTAAGTATGTGACAAAAGCTATTATGGAGATGGAGAAAGATGACTATATAAAAAAGCAAAACAAAGGCTATATTGCATAA
- a CDS encoding HD domain-containing protein, producing the protein MDIYNHRIAQKYLSRSGLAHAIACAYHAFKLAKQENVSVDLATKAALLHDMGHYTWYKNGKWDYDLYKQNDIHAIKGAERAHKLLIRLGENPQFAKDIAFAILFHTDSYIKNSFIKRTPLQEITKLADEMDEEEGGLHHYRKIENDKALKMIRKLDQLVEEDMQDTTLNET; encoded by the coding sequence ATGGATATATATAATCATCGCATCGCGCAGAAATATCTATCTCGTTCAGGTCTTGCTCATGCCATCGCTTGTGCTTACCACGCCTTTAAGTTGGCTAAACAAGAAAATGTATCCGTAGACCTTGCTACAAAAGCTGCATTACTTCATGATATGGGACATTACACATGGTATAAGAACGGAAAATGGGACTATGATTTATACAAGCAAAATGATATTCATGCGATTAAAGGCGCCGAACGTGCACATAAATTATTAATACGTCTAGGCGAAAATCCGCAGTTTGCAAAGGATATTGCATTCGCGATATTATTTCATACAGACTCATATATAAAAAATAGTTTCATAAAACGTACACCTCTTCAAGAAATAACAAAGCTTGCTGATGAAATGGATGAAGAAGAAGGTGGGTTACATCATTATCGTAAAATTGAAAATGATAAGGCGTTAAAAATGATTAGAAAATTAGACCAATTGGTTGAAGAAGACATGCAAGATACCACTCTAAATGAAACATAA